The Marivivens aquimaris genomic interval CAATGCGACGGCTCACTACCGCCGCATGAGAAAGACCGTCATGCAAAGATGTGGATAGGTGTCCCGTCCTTCACCATTGCATAGATGTCCTCGATCTCCCGATCCGTGACCGCGATGCAGCCAGCTGTCCAGTCGCGGACATTTGTCGGGTCGATGCCGGGGCGTGGGCCACCATGGATGAAGATGTCGCCGCCGGGGGAAAGGCCCTGCGCTTCGGCAAAGGCGATGTCGGCCTCGTTCGGATAAGAGATGCCAATCGAAAGATGGTAGGTGCTGTTGGGGTTTCGCCTGTCGATTGTGTAAACTCCTTCCGGAGTCCGGCCATCCCCCTCGAATTGTTTGTGACCCTCAGGAGCGAAACCCAGCCCGACCGGATAGGTTTGCAAGACGCGATCGGCTCCGTCGAGAACAAGCAAGCGCTGTCCCTTGTAAAGCCGAACACGGGTGACTTCGGGTCCGTCATAGCTGCGGAACTTGCTGGCACACCCGGACAGAAACGCTACCAGCCCGCCCAACAGGACGGCGCGGCGGGGAAATCGGATGGTTTTCACTGCTCGATGCCTCTTTCGTGAGGTCTGTTATGGACATTACGTTACCTTGCAAATGCTGCGTGATCAATGTCCGTGGGCAAGCGCGGCCTTTGCCATCTGTGGGCCAACCTGCTCACCGCCGGACGGCGGCGCCTTGGCCTCTTGGCTGTTCAGCAGGCGCAGGGCATTGGCCACCACCAGCAATGACACTCCTACGTCGGCTGCAATCGCGCCCCACATCGATGCCAGTCCGAACGCGGTAGCGACAACGAAAACGCCCTTGGTCGCCAAGGAAATACCGATGTTCTGATGAATGATCGACATTGTCCGGCGCGAATGACCGATCAGCCAAGGCACCTTGCCGAGATCGTCGGTCATCAGGGCTATATCCGCCGTCTCGATTGCCGCGTCCGAACCAACGGCACCCATTGCGATGGCGTAATGCGCGCGCGCCATGGCCGGGGCGTCGTTGACCCCGTCGCCGATCATGGCCACCATGTCATGCGTTTCGACCAGTTCTTCGATGGCAGTCACCTTGTCTTCGGGCAGAAGCTCGGCACGGACCTCGTCGATGCCGACCTCGGCTGCAACAGCGCGCGCTGTCCGCTCGTTATCACCGGTCAGCATGACGATGGTCTTCACACCCTGCGCGTGAAGCTGCGCCACGATGCCTTTGGCATCCGGGCGGATACGGTCGCGCAATTCCAAGATGCCGGTGACACCGGTGTCGTCGCCCACGGCAACAAGGGTGCTGCCAGCCCCTTCGATGCGGTCGCGCAAATCCTTCGGAATGGCGTCGCCGAAACCCTTCTCCTCGGCAAACCGGTCCGACCCCAGCCAGATCGACCGGCCGTCTGTGCGTCCTTCAAGTCCCCTGCCCGGAACGGTTCGGGTATCTTCCGCGGCGGATACCTTGATGCCGTCGGCTTCTGCCCGCGCAAGAATGGCGCGCGCCAAGGGATGCGAGGAACGTGCCTCCAGCCCAGCGGCGAGGGTCATCAGATCTTGCGCCGATGCTTTGCCCAGCGGATGCACCGCCGCCACCTCGGGCTCGCCCATGGTGATCGTGCCGGTCTTG includes:
- a CDS encoding L,D-transpeptidase family protein; the encoded protein is MKTIRFPRRAVLLGGLVAFLSGCASKFRSYDGPEVTRVRLYKGQRLLVLDGADRVLQTYPVGLGFAPEGHKQFEGDGRTPEGVYTIDRRNPNSTYHLSIGISYPNEADIAFAEAQGLSPGGDIFIHGGPRPGIDPTNVRDWTAGCIAVTDREIEDIYAMVKDGTPIHIFA